In one Alphaproteobacteria bacterium genomic region, the following are encoded:
- a CDS encoding ATP-binding protein, whose translation MKRPVLKSLVPKSLAGQMIALLLLALVAAQLVSLVVLSDERHLAALSVAHEHILARSAGMARLLRQTPAEMHGRIVAAARTPRLHFELAPEDAVPAGRNAVERDLEKQLMGLLDGAVSEVHVAARERHGWFGWQRHWRDDDAVNWAGRRHRRGPPWWRQGRFLGLTLALRLDENTWLNVATLVPPRPPGWALPSLLSLGLMALLLVVVVIVMVRRVTRPLARLAAASDQLGRGQETAALPERGPRDVRRTIAAFNRMNQRLQRYVSDRTNMLAAISHDLRTPITSLRLRAEFVEDAETRERMIATLDEMQQMAEATLDFAREEAAREHTRPVDLVALLQSLCDDLVELGQEVSFQDTKAPTPAVLACRPVALKRALRNLIENAVRYGQRARLALRTGEEGFRIDIDDDGPGIAAEALERVFEPFVRLEESRSPETGGIGLGLAIARSIVRGHGGDIALTTRDEGGLRASVSLPRGAA comes from the coding sequence GTGAAGCGCCCCGTACTCAAAAGCCTGGTGCCCAAAAGCCTGGCCGGCCAGATGATCGCGCTCTTGCTGCTGGCCCTGGTGGCAGCCCAGCTCGTCAGCCTGGTGGTGCTCAGCGACGAGCGCCACCTGGCGGCGCTGTCGGTGGCCCACGAGCACATCCTGGCGCGCAGCGCCGGCATGGCGCGCCTGCTGCGCCAGACGCCGGCCGAGATGCATGGCCGCATCGTCGCCGCCGCCCGCACGCCGAGGCTGCACTTCGAGCTGGCCCCCGAGGACGCCGTGCCGGCCGGCCGCAACGCCGTCGAACGCGACCTCGAGAAACAGCTCATGGGATTGCTCGACGGGGCCGTCAGTGAGGTCCACGTCGCCGCCCGCGAACGCCACGGTTGGTTCGGCTGGCAGCGCCACTGGCGCGATGACGATGCCGTTAATTGGGCCGGCCGACGCCACCGCCGCGGCCCGCCTTGGTGGCGCCAAGGCCGCTTTCTCGGCCTGACGCTGGCGCTGCGCCTCGACGAAAACACCTGGCTCAACGTCGCCACCCTGGTGCCGCCCCGGCCGCCGGGCTGGGCCCTGCCCTCGCTCTTGAGCCTGGGCCTCATGGCCCTGTTGCTGGTGGTCGTGGTGATCGTCATGGTGCGCCGGGTGACCCGGCCGCTGGCCCGCCTGGCCGCCGCTTCAGACCAATTGGGCCGGGGCCAGGAGACGGCGGCGCTCCCTGAGCGGGGCCCGCGCGACGTGCGCCGCACCATCGCCGCCTTCAACCGCATGAACCAGCGCCTGCAGCGCTACGTCAGCGACCGCACCAACATGCTGGCGGCGATCTCGCACGACCTGCGCACGCCGATTACCTCGCTCAGGCTGCGGGCCGAGTTCGTGGAAGACGCCGAGACCCGCGAGCGCATGATCGCCACGCTCGACGAAATGCAGCAGATGGCCGAGGCGACGTTGGATTTCGCCCGCGAGGAGGCGGCGCGAGAGCACACCCGGCCGGTCGACCTGGTGGCGTTGCTGCAAAGCCTTTGCGACGACCTGGTCGAGCTGGGCCAGGAGGTGAGTTTCCAGGACACAAAAGCGCCGACCCCGGCCGTCCTGGCCTGCCGGCCAGTGGCCCTCAAAAGGGCCTTGCGCAACCTCATAGAGAACGCCGTGCGCTACGGCCAGCGCGCCCGGCTGGCGCTGCGGACCGGCGAGGAGGGCTTTCGCATCGACATCGACGACGACGGCCCGGGCATCGCCGCCGAGGCCCTCGAGCGCGTCTTCGAGCCCTTCGTCCGGCTCGAGGAATCGCGCAGCCCGGAGACCGGCGGCATCGGCCTGGGCCTGGCCATCGCGCGCTCCATCGTGCGCGGCCACGGCGGCGACATCGCCCTGACGACGCGTGACGAAGGCGGCCTCAGGGCCAGCGTTAGCTTGCCGCGGGGAGCGGCTTAG